One genomic segment of Scophthalmus maximus strain ysfricsl-2021 chromosome 3, ASM2237912v1, whole genome shotgun sequence includes these proteins:
- the LOC118316642 gene encoding PHD finger protein 20 isoform X2 — MKTPPDRPGIIFEVGAQLEARDRHKKWYTATIEKIDYDKEKVLVHYRQWSRRHDEWFQWNSQYLRPMERVSLRRQGINPPHSQPMFVSGTKVLACWTDCRFYPAKILRVNKDESYTVRFYDGVVRTVKPTKVKPFQEKSKSEKSAVGSEGWEEGESEEEHEEEEDGEEREEEGEKKEEEVDEEKVTSEETEGSVEGEEERKRRAEASSSHPPAKKKMDGSGSSGDQNQPLTADPSQSAAPNDSPIERDVLLERQSHLPTTHKFSREPLYRVIKNQPPPILSIELDHNPFKCPSEGCTKSFRKASLLHYHIKYYHFDKQLDEGGSEQEAPRRKQSSSEGGDLAPDRKIENIIYQCDDTEHSTMGAEVKKDGGRERTGGQSRKERKNFLRLKLKKKKKKKKKKKSQSGLGSSDDENSDRPPITLKLSTGHSNTHSQVEDGSDWSTLTAESGEDTASWPAAMETDECEVVRCVCEVDEENDFMIQCESCLCWQHGTCMGLYEDNIPHNYICYYCRHTAGWRRAQRFLSEPDLLISGHMFGLSCVKENYSEINATKITHTGHLLAHTHGLNQVLSGLQLKISLLHSPSHPDLQLWRLPWRREQGLRLTSSPKGDPTACYVSSEHCYQKPGASWEKAEEREKEEMQENNTEQKEIKTEVTDAAPDDNKNAVSYTDTHSDTSVKTEKHMHADCEEHTRTWTHTPEPCPASEAECQLNLLEHVESLHHQISARMDLIERELDVLESWLDHSGELEPPDPLSRLPQLKQRIRRLLRDLCTVRRLSVCR; from the exons ATGAAGACACCTCCGGACAGACCAGGAATCATTTTCGAGGTCGGAGCACAGCTGGAAGCGCGAGATCGACACAAGAAATG GTACACAGCCACGATTGAAAAGATCGACTACGACAAAGAGAAGGTCCTGGTCCACTACCGCCAGTGGAGCCGTCGGCATGATGAATGGTTTCAGTGGAACTCGCAGTACCTGCGGCCGATGGAGCGAGTCAGTCTGAGGAGGCAGGGCATCAATCCACCACACTCACAACCG ATGTTTGTCTCAGGTACAAAGGTTCTGGCCTGTTGGACAGACTGTCGTTTCTACCCAGCCAAAATCCTCAGGGTCAACAAAGACG AATCCTACACAGTGCGTTTCTATGATGGCGTAGTTCGGACTGTGAAGCCCACCAAGGTCAAACCCTTCCAGGAA AAGTCCAAATCCGAGAAGAGCGCGGTGGGAAGTGAGGgatgggaggaaggagagagcgaggaggagcatgaggaggaagaggatggtgaagaaagagaggaggagggggagaagaaggaagaggaggtggacgaggagaagGTGACATCAGAGGAGACGGAAGGATCtgtggagggggaagaggagaggaagaggagggcggaAGCGTCATCCTCCCATCCACcagcaaagaagaaaatggatggcA GTGGAAGCAGTGGAGATCAGAATCAGCCACTCACTGCTGACCCCTCCCAGTCAGCTGCTCCTAACGACAGCCCCATCGAAAGAG ACGTCCTGTTGGAGCGGCAGTCTCACCTGCCCACCACACACAAATTCAGCAGAGAACCAT TGTACAGAGTGATAAAGAACCagcctcctcccatcctctccatTGAGTTGGACCACAACCCCTTCAAGTGTCCCTCAGAGGGCTGCACCAAGTCGTTCAGGAAGGCGAGTCTGTTGCACTACCACATCAAGTACTACCACTTTGACAAGCAGCTGGACGAGGGAGGCAGCGAGCAGGAGGCACCGAG GAGGAAGCAGTCGTCTTCTGAGGGAGGTGACTTGGCGCCAGACAGGAAGATTGAGAATATCATCTATCAATGTGACGACACAGAGCACAGCACCATGGGAGCAG AAGTTAagaaggacggagggagggagaggaccggaggacagagcagaaaggagaggaagaacttCCTGAGGCTCaaactaaagaagaagaaaaagaagaagaaaaagaagaaaagtcagtCAG GACTCGGCAGCAGTGACGACGAGAACTCAGACAGACCTCCAATCACTCTGAAGCTGTCCACCGGACACAGCAACACGCACTCACAAG TCGAGGACGGCAGCGACTGGTCCACGCTAACAGCCGAGAGCGGTGAGGACACAGCCTCTTGGCCGGCTGCTATGGAGACTGACGAGTGCGAGgttgtgaggtgtgtgtgtgaggtggacGAAGAGAACGACTTCATGATCCAG TGTGAGTCGTGTCTGTGTTGGCAGCATGGAACTTGTATGGGTTTATATGAAGACAACATCCCACATAACTACATCTGCTACTACTGCAGACACACTGCAG GCTGGAGGCGGGCTCAGCGTTTCCTGTCGGAACCAGATCTGCTGATATCTGGTCACATGTTCGGCCTGTCGTGCGTGAAGGAGAACTATTCGGAGATCAACGCCACCAAGATCACACACACCGGCCAcctgcttgcacacacacatggcctcAATCAGGTCCTCAGTGGGCTGCAGCTCAAAATCAGCCTGTTACA CTCTCCGTCCCACCCTGATCTGCAGTTGTGGAGGTTGCCATGGAGAAGGGAACAGGGGCTGAGATTGACTTCCAGTCCGAAAGGAGATCCCACTGCCTGTTACGTCAGCAGCGAGCACTGCTACCAGAAGCCCGGAGCATCATGggaaaaggcagaggagagagaaaaggaggagatgCAGGAAAACAACACTGAGCAGAAG gAAATAAAGACTGAAGTGACCGACGCTGCTCCAGATGATAATAAAAACGCAGTgtcatacacagacacacacagcgacaccagcgtaaaaacagaaaagcacatGCACGCAGACTGCGaggaacacacacgcacttggacacacacacctgagcctTGTCCAGCATCTGAGGCCGAGTGTCAGCTCAACCTGCTGGAGCATGTCGAGTCTCTTCACCACCAGATCAGTGCTAGGATGGACCTGATAGAGCGGGAGCTTgacg tGTTGGAGTCCTGGTTGGACCACTCAGGTGAGCTTGAGCCTCCTGACCCTTTGTCCCGACTCCCGCAGCTCAAACAGAGAATCAGACGGCTGCTGCGTGACCTCTGCACTGTGCGACGGCTGTCGGTCTGCCGCTGA
- the LOC118316642 gene encoding PHD finger protein 20 isoform X1, which produces MKTPPDRPGIIFEVGAQLEARDRHKKWYTATIEKIDYDKEKVLVHYRQWSRRHDEWFQWNSQYLRPMERVSLRRQGINPPHSQPMFVSGTKVLACWTDCRFYPAKILRVNKDESYTVRFYDGVVRTVKPTKVKPFQEKSKSEKSAVGSEGWEEGESEEEHEEEEDGEEREEEGEKKEEEVDEEKVTSEETEGSVEGEEERKRRAEASSSHPPAKKKMDGSGSSGDQNQPLTADPSQSAAPNDSPIERDVLLERQSHLPTTHKFSREPLYRVIKNQPPPILSIELDHNPFKCPSEGCTKSFRKASLLHYHIKYYHFDKQLDEGGSEQEAPRRKQSSSEGGDLAPDRKIENIIYQCDDTEHSTMGAEVKKDGGRERTGGQSRKERKNFLRLKLKKKKKKKKKKKSQSGLGSSDDENSDRPPITLKLSTGHSNTHSQVEDGSDWSTLTAESGEDTASWPAAMETDECEVVRCVCEVDEENDFMIQCESCLCWQHGTCMGLYEDNIPHNYICYYCRHTAGWRRAQRFLSEPDLLISGHMFGLSCVKENYSEINATKITHTGHLLAHTHGLNQVLSGLQLKISLLHSPSHPDLQLWRLPWRREQGLRLTSSPKGDPTACYVSSEHCYQKPGASWEKAEEREKEEMQENNTEQKEIKTEVTDAAPDDNKNAVSYTDTHSDTSVKTEKHMHADCEEHTRTWTHTPEPCPASEAECQLNLLEHVESLHHQISARMDLIERELDGGVSIRTISSDAVKQRRIMGPVVFWRVSSSPKQTHSIHVGVLVGPLR; this is translated from the exons ATGAAGACACCTCCGGACAGACCAGGAATCATTTTCGAGGTCGGAGCACAGCTGGAAGCGCGAGATCGACACAAGAAATG GTACACAGCCACGATTGAAAAGATCGACTACGACAAAGAGAAGGTCCTGGTCCACTACCGCCAGTGGAGCCGTCGGCATGATGAATGGTTTCAGTGGAACTCGCAGTACCTGCGGCCGATGGAGCGAGTCAGTCTGAGGAGGCAGGGCATCAATCCACCACACTCACAACCG ATGTTTGTCTCAGGTACAAAGGTTCTGGCCTGTTGGACAGACTGTCGTTTCTACCCAGCCAAAATCCTCAGGGTCAACAAAGACG AATCCTACACAGTGCGTTTCTATGATGGCGTAGTTCGGACTGTGAAGCCCACCAAGGTCAAACCCTTCCAGGAA AAGTCCAAATCCGAGAAGAGCGCGGTGGGAAGTGAGGgatgggaggaaggagagagcgaggaggagcatgaggaggaagaggatggtgaagaaagagaggaggagggggagaagaaggaagaggaggtggacgaggagaagGTGACATCAGAGGAGACGGAAGGATCtgtggagggggaagaggagaggaagaggagggcggaAGCGTCATCCTCCCATCCACcagcaaagaagaaaatggatggcA GTGGAAGCAGTGGAGATCAGAATCAGCCACTCACTGCTGACCCCTCCCAGTCAGCTGCTCCTAACGACAGCCCCATCGAAAGAG ACGTCCTGTTGGAGCGGCAGTCTCACCTGCCCACCACACACAAATTCAGCAGAGAACCAT TGTACAGAGTGATAAAGAACCagcctcctcccatcctctccatTGAGTTGGACCACAACCCCTTCAAGTGTCCCTCAGAGGGCTGCACCAAGTCGTTCAGGAAGGCGAGTCTGTTGCACTACCACATCAAGTACTACCACTTTGACAAGCAGCTGGACGAGGGAGGCAGCGAGCAGGAGGCACCGAG GAGGAAGCAGTCGTCTTCTGAGGGAGGTGACTTGGCGCCAGACAGGAAGATTGAGAATATCATCTATCAATGTGACGACACAGAGCACAGCACCATGGGAGCAG AAGTTAagaaggacggagggagggagaggaccggaggacagagcagaaaggagaggaagaacttCCTGAGGCTCaaactaaagaagaagaaaaagaagaagaaaaagaagaaaagtcagtCAG GACTCGGCAGCAGTGACGACGAGAACTCAGACAGACCTCCAATCACTCTGAAGCTGTCCACCGGACACAGCAACACGCACTCACAAG TCGAGGACGGCAGCGACTGGTCCACGCTAACAGCCGAGAGCGGTGAGGACACAGCCTCTTGGCCGGCTGCTATGGAGACTGACGAGTGCGAGgttgtgaggtgtgtgtgtgaggtggacGAAGAGAACGACTTCATGATCCAG TGTGAGTCGTGTCTGTGTTGGCAGCATGGAACTTGTATGGGTTTATATGAAGACAACATCCCACATAACTACATCTGCTACTACTGCAGACACACTGCAG GCTGGAGGCGGGCTCAGCGTTTCCTGTCGGAACCAGATCTGCTGATATCTGGTCACATGTTCGGCCTGTCGTGCGTGAAGGAGAACTATTCGGAGATCAACGCCACCAAGATCACACACACCGGCCAcctgcttgcacacacacatggcctcAATCAGGTCCTCAGTGGGCTGCAGCTCAAAATCAGCCTGTTACA CTCTCCGTCCCACCCTGATCTGCAGTTGTGGAGGTTGCCATGGAGAAGGGAACAGGGGCTGAGATTGACTTCCAGTCCGAAAGGAGATCCCACTGCCTGTTACGTCAGCAGCGAGCACTGCTACCAGAAGCCCGGAGCATCATGggaaaaggcagaggagagagaaaaggaggagatgCAGGAAAACAACACTGAGCAGAAG gAAATAAAGACTGAAGTGACCGACGCTGCTCCAGATGATAATAAAAACGCAGTgtcatacacagacacacacagcgacaccagcgtaaaaacagaaaagcacatGCACGCAGACTGCGaggaacacacacgcacttggacacacacacctgagcctTGTCCAGCATCTGAGGCCGAGTGTCAGCTCAACCTGCTGGAGCATGTCGAGTCTCTTCACCACCAGATCAGTGCTAGGATGGACCTGATAGAGCGGGAGCTTgacg GAGGCGTCTCTATCAGAACAATATCTAGTGATGCTGTGAAGCAGCGTAGGATCATGGGACCTGTTGTGTTTTGGagagtctcctcctctccaaaacaaacacattcaatcca tGTTGGAGTCCTGGTTGGACCACTCAGGTGA
- the ccdc135 gene encoding dynein regulatory complex subunit 7 isoform X2: METVLESDIEEQPRSREAQEEEEGRELEEARRNSHISPLQQLLVKLDMTDDSCPESHRINSADEIRLLAIADNFRCQYSHLFPDRKPLLLCPLNECGVRKFVSTTLRPTSPMYPELFTWEGCASFVADFMSLDPLEPPIDLPRYLFSPASVLHTQRASCFEFATLLCSLLLGTDYDAYCVSGYAAKEMCLLDQSLQDCPLLCTNIQSVTSELETQENKYTVKPPRDLKSHFVAQQEKKRQQEAEAALFQKLEEQSEQQSFDPLRGLWVHCWVLVLSGSRSVQENFFIDPLTGIRYNTAAADFLGIESVWNNLNYYVNMQDCSAGCVGMMYDLEDLNMWEPVLYGAPLKKREQENNENKMMSKMNKDEEEEEEESWVFEMPRSWVSCITISKKDLETRWPGGQKVTRYRGARLEKFSPYLRPDGLLKQLVSYKDLDYTEVATVKEWYQHRTDHLQEREVNKIDNFTTEHFKYGRPFHLLFHRYQTLTADGIHEMEFSNGHVNHLVRRLVSSGEMTETFENRADFLSYRRVVFGRHVQFSEEQVNSEPDIQLLQVVERFYRNRSKPASEDVAERVFLVTERRIEVTYHLEDLRFIPSKRSFIKPRDSTEQKKAGDFTPDMVSSFQVDPSEKLIKTLTLYEMLVALMKDEEKVTLQIKESLKEVRDIVSCRQQEEGDIQLFLSPWTTAGTAKAHRQRQIMERLAVEEQRWQQEKEKDILAPILIRLDNTQTLSVEDAKQLHRDCLAEFKQRLVEHANLIRERYDKETQELQRKQHWYQQNQLTMTKQEEEGYQTFCSEKTLQISVTQRRLSMHKEAAPLKYRALDQRLRQDPRLAPHMII, translated from the exons ATGGAGACTGTGCTGGAGTCAGACATAGAGGAGCAACCAAGGAGCAGAGAggcacaagaggaggaggaaggcagagaaCTGGAGGAAGCTCGCAGAAACTCCCACATCTCACCTCTTCAGCAGCTTCT CGTGAAGTTGGACATGACGGACGATTCGTGTCCTGAGTCCCACAGGATCAACTCTGCTGATGAGATTCGACTGTTGGCCATTGCCGACAACTTCCGATGTCAGTATTCGCACTTGTTTCCCGACCGCAAgccgctgctgctctgccctcTCAATGAGTGTGGTGTTAGG AAGTTTGTGTCTACCACTCTTCGGCCCACATCACCAATGTACCCTGAACTCTTCACCTGGGAGGGCTGCGCCTCGTTTGTGGCGGACTTCATGTCTCTGGACCCTTTGGAGCCACCTATCGACCTG CCCAGGTACCTGTTCTCGCCCGCCTCAGTGCTGCACACTCAGAGAGCCTCGTGTTTTGAATTTGCCACGCTGCTCTGCAGCCTCCTGCTCGGCACCGACTATGACGCCTACTGTGTCAGCGGCTACGCAGCCAAAGAGATGTGTCTGCTCGACCAGAGCCTGCAGGACTGCCCCCTTTTGTGCACTAACATCCAG AGTGTGACCTCAGAACTGGAGACACAGGAGAACAAATACACGGTGAAACCTCCGAGGGATCTGAAGAGTCACTTTGTGGCAcagcaagagaagaagaggcaACAGGAGGCTGAAGCTGCTCTGTTTCAAAAGCTAGAGGAG CAGAGCGAGCAGCAGTCTTTTGACCCTCTGCGAGGGCTGTGGGTGCACTGCTGGGTCCTAGTGCTCTCTGGAAGTCGGAGCGTCCAGGAGAACTTCTTCATTGACCCCCTGACCGGGATCAGATACAACACCGCTGCCGCCGACTTCCTGGGCATCGAGAGTGTGTGGAACAATCTCAACTACTATGTCAACATGCAGGACTGCAGCGCCGGCTGCGTT ggtatGATGTATGACCTGGAGGATTTGAACATGTGGGAGCCGGTCCTGTATGGAGCACCATTAAagaagagagaacaagagaacaACGAGAACAAGATGATGAGCAAAATGAACAAAgatgaggag gaggaggaggaggagtcctgGGTTTTTGAGATGCCGAGATCCTGGGTGAGCTGCATCACAATCTCAAAAAAAG ACCTGGAGACTCGCTGGCCGGGAGGACAGAAGGTGACCCGCTACAGAGGAGCCCGGCTTGAGAAGTTCTCCCCATACCTGAGGCCAGACGGCCTGCTCAAACAACTGGTTTCATACAAAGACCTGGACT ACACTGAGGTCGCCACAGTGAAGGAGTGGTATCAGCACAGAACGGACCACCTGCAGGAGCGGGAGGTGAACAAGATTGACAACTTCACCACAGAGCACTTCAAATATGGACGACCATTCCACCTGTTAT TTCACAGATACCAGACCCTGACCGCAGACGGCATACACGAGATGGAGTTCAGCAACGGCCACGTGAACCATCTGGTGCGGAGGCTGGTGTCATCAGGTGAAATGACGGAGACCTTCGAGAACCGGGCCGACTTTCTCTCCTACAGGCGCGTCGTCTTCGGTCGACACGTCCAGTTTTCAGAAGAACAAGTGAACTCTGAGCCGGACATCCAACTTCTACAG GTGGTGGAGCGTTTCTACAGGAATAGATCCAAACCAGCCAGTGAGGACGTGGCCGAGCGAGTGTTCCTGGTGACTGAGAGACGGATCGAGGTGACCTACCACCTAGAGGATCTCAGATTTATCCCTTCAAAGAGGAGCTTCATCAAACCTCGAGATTCGACAGAACAAAAGAAGGCAGGGGACTTCACACCCGACATGGTCTCCAGCTTCCAG GTGGATCCATCTGAGAAGCTTATTAAGACCCTGACTCTGTATGAGATGCTGGTGGCCctgatgaaggatgaggagaaggtGACGCTCCAAATCAAAGAGTCTCTGAAAGAG GTGAGAGACATTGTGTCCTgcagacagcaggaggagggagacattcagcttttcctctctccatggACGACAGCAGGAACTGCCAAGGctcacagacagaggcagattatg gagcgtCTTGCTGTGGAGGAGCAGCGGTGGCAgcaagagaaggagaaagacatCCTGGCTCCGATCCTGATCCGACTGGACAACACACAGACTCTGAGCGTCGAGGACGCCAAGCAGCTCCACCGGGACTGTTTGGCCGAGTTTAAACAGAGACTGGTGGAGCACGCTAACCTCATCCGGGAACGCTACGATAAG GAAACACAGgaactgcagaggaaacagcatTGGTACCAGCAGAACCAGCTCACCATGACgaaacaagaggaggaaggatATCAGACGTTCTGCTCCGAGAAAACTCTACAGATCAGTGTCACCCAGAGACGACTCAGCAT gcaCAAGGAAGCAGCTCCTCTGAAGTACCGTGCTCTCGACCAGAGGCTGAGACAAGACCCTCGACTGGCCCCTCACATGATCATCTGA
- the ccdc135 gene encoding dynein regulatory complex subunit 7 isoform X1 produces the protein MLLSRENKMETVLESDIEEQPRSREAQEEEEGRELEEARRNSHISPLQQLLVKLDMTDDSCPESHRINSADEIRLLAIADNFRCQYSHLFPDRKPLLLCPLNECGVRKFVSTTLRPTSPMYPELFTWEGCASFVADFMSLDPLEPPIDLPRYLFSPASVLHTQRASCFEFATLLCSLLLGTDYDAYCVSGYAAKEMCLLDQSLQDCPLLCTNIQSVTSELETQENKYTVKPPRDLKSHFVAQQEKKRQQEAEAALFQKLEEQSEQQSFDPLRGLWVHCWVLVLSGSRSVQENFFIDPLTGIRYNTAAADFLGIESVWNNLNYYVNMQDCSAGCVGMMYDLEDLNMWEPVLYGAPLKKREQENNENKMMSKMNKDEEEEEEESWVFEMPRSWVSCITISKKDLETRWPGGQKVTRYRGARLEKFSPYLRPDGLLKQLVSYKDLDYTEVATVKEWYQHRTDHLQEREVNKIDNFTTEHFKYGRPFHLLFHRYQTLTADGIHEMEFSNGHVNHLVRRLVSSGEMTETFENRADFLSYRRVVFGRHVQFSEEQVNSEPDIQLLQVVERFYRNRSKPASEDVAERVFLVTERRIEVTYHLEDLRFIPSKRSFIKPRDSTEQKKAGDFTPDMVSSFQVDPSEKLIKTLTLYEMLVALMKDEEKVTLQIKESLKEVRDIVSCRQQEEGDIQLFLSPWTTAGTAKAHRQRQIMERLAVEEQRWQQEKEKDILAPILIRLDNTQTLSVEDAKQLHRDCLAEFKQRLVEHANLIRERYDKETQELQRKQHWYQQNQLTMTKQEEEGYQTFCSEKTLQISVTQRRLSMHKEAAPLKYRALDQRLRQDPRLAPHMII, from the exons ATGCTGCTGAGTCGGGAAAACAAG ATGGAGACTGTGCTGGAGTCAGACATAGAGGAGCAACCAAGGAGCAGAGAggcacaagaggaggaggaaggcagagaaCTGGAGGAAGCTCGCAGAAACTCCCACATCTCACCTCTTCAGCAGCTTCT CGTGAAGTTGGACATGACGGACGATTCGTGTCCTGAGTCCCACAGGATCAACTCTGCTGATGAGATTCGACTGTTGGCCATTGCCGACAACTTCCGATGTCAGTATTCGCACTTGTTTCCCGACCGCAAgccgctgctgctctgccctcTCAATGAGTGTGGTGTTAGG AAGTTTGTGTCTACCACTCTTCGGCCCACATCACCAATGTACCCTGAACTCTTCACCTGGGAGGGCTGCGCCTCGTTTGTGGCGGACTTCATGTCTCTGGACCCTTTGGAGCCACCTATCGACCTG CCCAGGTACCTGTTCTCGCCCGCCTCAGTGCTGCACACTCAGAGAGCCTCGTGTTTTGAATTTGCCACGCTGCTCTGCAGCCTCCTGCTCGGCACCGACTATGACGCCTACTGTGTCAGCGGCTACGCAGCCAAAGAGATGTGTCTGCTCGACCAGAGCCTGCAGGACTGCCCCCTTTTGTGCACTAACATCCAG AGTGTGACCTCAGAACTGGAGACACAGGAGAACAAATACACGGTGAAACCTCCGAGGGATCTGAAGAGTCACTTTGTGGCAcagcaagagaagaagaggcaACAGGAGGCTGAAGCTGCTCTGTTTCAAAAGCTAGAGGAG CAGAGCGAGCAGCAGTCTTTTGACCCTCTGCGAGGGCTGTGGGTGCACTGCTGGGTCCTAGTGCTCTCTGGAAGTCGGAGCGTCCAGGAGAACTTCTTCATTGACCCCCTGACCGGGATCAGATACAACACCGCTGCCGCCGACTTCCTGGGCATCGAGAGTGTGTGGAACAATCTCAACTACTATGTCAACATGCAGGACTGCAGCGCCGGCTGCGTT ggtatGATGTATGACCTGGAGGATTTGAACATGTGGGAGCCGGTCCTGTATGGAGCACCATTAAagaagagagaacaagagaacaACGAGAACAAGATGATGAGCAAAATGAACAAAgatgaggag gaggaggaggaggagtcctgGGTTTTTGAGATGCCGAGATCCTGGGTGAGCTGCATCACAATCTCAAAAAAAG ACCTGGAGACTCGCTGGCCGGGAGGACAGAAGGTGACCCGCTACAGAGGAGCCCGGCTTGAGAAGTTCTCCCCATACCTGAGGCCAGACGGCCTGCTCAAACAACTGGTTTCATACAAAGACCTGGACT ACACTGAGGTCGCCACAGTGAAGGAGTGGTATCAGCACAGAACGGACCACCTGCAGGAGCGGGAGGTGAACAAGATTGACAACTTCACCACAGAGCACTTCAAATATGGACGACCATTCCACCTGTTAT TTCACAGATACCAGACCCTGACCGCAGACGGCATACACGAGATGGAGTTCAGCAACGGCCACGTGAACCATCTGGTGCGGAGGCTGGTGTCATCAGGTGAAATGACGGAGACCTTCGAGAACCGGGCCGACTTTCTCTCCTACAGGCGCGTCGTCTTCGGTCGACACGTCCAGTTTTCAGAAGAACAAGTGAACTCTGAGCCGGACATCCAACTTCTACAG GTGGTGGAGCGTTTCTACAGGAATAGATCCAAACCAGCCAGTGAGGACGTGGCCGAGCGAGTGTTCCTGGTGACTGAGAGACGGATCGAGGTGACCTACCACCTAGAGGATCTCAGATTTATCCCTTCAAAGAGGAGCTTCATCAAACCTCGAGATTCGACAGAACAAAAGAAGGCAGGGGACTTCACACCCGACATGGTCTCCAGCTTCCAG GTGGATCCATCTGAGAAGCTTATTAAGACCCTGACTCTGTATGAGATGCTGGTGGCCctgatgaaggatgaggagaaggtGACGCTCCAAATCAAAGAGTCTCTGAAAGAG GTGAGAGACATTGTGTCCTgcagacagcaggaggagggagacattcagcttttcctctctccatggACGACAGCAGGAACTGCCAAGGctcacagacagaggcagattatg gagcgtCTTGCTGTGGAGGAGCAGCGGTGGCAgcaagagaaggagaaagacatCCTGGCTCCGATCCTGATCCGACTGGACAACACACAGACTCTGAGCGTCGAGGACGCCAAGCAGCTCCACCGGGACTGTTTGGCCGAGTTTAAACAGAGACTGGTGGAGCACGCTAACCTCATCCGGGAACGCTACGATAAG GAAACACAGgaactgcagaggaaacagcatTGGTACCAGCAGAACCAGCTCACCATGACgaaacaagaggaggaaggatATCAGACGTTCTGCTCCGAGAAAACTCTACAGATCAGTGTCACCCAGAGACGACTCAGCAT gcaCAAGGAAGCAGCTCCTCTGAAGTACCGTGCTCTCGACCAGAGGCTGAGACAAGACCCTCGACTGGCCCCTCACATGATCATCTGA